The region TGAACGGCACCCTGGTGGGGGGCGTGATCGGCCTTTTGCTCCACGCCGCCTCCCTGTTGCTGGGGTAGCGGTTTCCGGAGGTACGATGAAAATACAAACCGTGACCATGGAACACCGGCCCAAGGTCTACGCCCTGCTGCGCCGCGCCTTTCCCGGCAGCGACCATGAAGCCACGCTGGTGGAGAAACTCCACGCGCATGGCAGGACCGTGCACGAATGGGTCTGCATCCATACCAACAAGGTTATCGCCTACGTCGCCTTTACCTCTGCCTATCACGGCAATGAAATCTGCGGCCTGCACCTGGCCCCTCTGGCCGTGGCGCCCGATTTCCAAAAGCAGGGGGTGGGTTCGGAGCTGCTCAGGTTCGCCCTGCGCCAGGAGGCGGTCAAAAGCCGGCCCCTGTTTGTCCTGGGCGAGCCGGGCTACTACAGCCGGTTCGGCTTCGAGCCGTGTAATATGCCCATCTGCCCGTTCGATACCGGCAACGCCCATTTCCTGAGCATGCGGAATAACGCCGCCACCAGTTTTGTGGTGGGCTACGAGCCCGAGTTCAGCGTCGCCGCCGTACCGCCCCGTCTCCACGGGAAGAAGCGCCGGACACGGTGAGCCGGGGAATCAGGGAGGGGGATTCAGGAAACGGACGTCGCGGCGGGGAACCGGGGTCTCGATCTTCTTCTCCCGGAAGGCTTCGATGACGGTCTGGTAGATCACCGCCTGGGCGGGAACGAAATCCTCGACCTTCACCCACGGCTTGATGGCCAGGACGACGGACGATTCAGTGAGGGCGGCCACGCCGACAACGGGGGCGGGCTCCCGCAGGACGCCGGGATGCTGCCGGAGGATGGCGTCCACGAGCGAAAGCGCCAGGGTAATGTCCGCACCGTACCCTACGGCCACCGTCAGATCAAGCTGGCGAATCGTGCCGTAGTTGTGGAGGATCTCCCCCACGATCTTCCGGTTGGGGACGATGACGCGGGAATGGTCCGTATGGAGCAGGGTGGTGGAAAACAGGGCGATGTCGGTTACCTGGCCGTAGACCCCCAGCAGCTCGATATAGTCGCCGATGGTGAACGGCTTCGCGAAGATGATCGTCAGCCCGGCCACAAGGTTCCCCAGGAGCCCCTGCATGGCAAGGCTGACGCCGACCCCGGCCACGCCGATCCCGGCGATGAGCGGCGTTACCTGCACCCCCATCTGGCCAAGGGACATAATCCCTATTAACCCTATGATCAGGAGCTTGACCACCTTGACGATGAGGTTGCTCACCGGCTCGTCATAGGCCCTTGACTTCAGCCAACGGTGGATGAGGTTGCCTGCCCAGCGGGCGATAAACACGCCGACGCCCATGAGGGCGATGGCGGTGAGGATCTGCATCCCGTGGTCGACGAAATAGAAAATCACCTTGTCGGTCAGTTCCGGCGAGGTCGCCACGGCCGCCTTTTTTACCAGTGTGCTGTCTGTCATGGGAGGAAGGGTATCACGGGATGGCGCGGCACGCAAGGGAGTCCGGGCAATTGTGTGGTGAATACGCACCGCATGGCGATTGAGGGTGGAAGTTCTGCGTACGATAGTGCATACTGGCAAAAAAGACCCCGCGCGGGAGGCCGCCTGAGGGCGCACGCGGTAATCCTGCTGGAGCGTAATGAATGAAAGTTGACCTGGATTCGATGAAAAACCTGCTGAGCAGGCGGGGCGACGAGATTGAAAAGAGTGTCGCCGGCACCGGCTACCTGGCAAAGACCGTCATGGGCGTCGGCACCTTTCTGCTCGATAACGAAGGTGACGTGGACCTGCTGACCGCCAAGCAGAAGGCCACGTTTGAAAGATTCCTGCTGCCGCTGCTGGGAAAACCGCCCCGCTAGCCGTTTGGGTGCCCCGAACCGGATGCAGATTCGACGACAGAGGCGGCCCATCGGCCGCCTTCCGTTTCTTCGGGATACCGGTGCCGGGGCGGCGCATGCCTCCGGGAGGAGGCAGCGCGGCGGCGCAGAGGAACGGACACGTTTGAGAAAATACCGACTGAAGGTGAAATCATGAGTCTATTCAACCTGTGGAACCCCGTGAAGGTTTGCCGCACCCGCATGATCAGCAAGGATTTTTTCGAGTGCAAGGTGAAACGCCCCGACCCCGAATTCTGCGAGCACTCCCTCCGCATGGGGGGAAGCTACATCTGCAACCATCTGGACCGCCTCGAATTCTCCAACAGGAAATAGCGGGGCGGCGCCGTTTCCCGTGCGCCCTGAAACCGCCTGAACGCCACCCCGTGGCGATCGAGGAGACCCTATGGGGATTTCCACACATCCTTCCGTCGTGACCATGCCGCCGGCCGAGAGGCCGTATCCCTCCATCCTCGCTTTCCTGTGCGGGAGATTCCCCGCTATCCCCCGGGAGGTCTGGGAAGAGCGGATCAGGGAAGGCAAGGTCATCGGCGAAGGGGGGCACCCCATAACCCTGGACGCGGAATACGCCCCCCTGCGGCGGATCTTCTATTTTCGCGAGGTCGCCGCCGAGCCGGTCATCCCCTTTGCCGAAAAGATCCTGTTTCGGGACGACCATCTCCTGGTCGCCTGCAAGCCCCATTTCCTGCCCGTGACCCCCGGTGGACGGTATGTGGACGAATGCCTGCTGAACCGCCTGCGCAAAAGCACCGGGATCGAGGAGTTGGCGCCGCTGCACCGCATCGACCGGGAAACGGCCGGCCTGGTGCTTTTTTCCGTCAACCGGGAGAGCAGGGGGCTCTATAGCCGGCTGTTCCCGAATGGCCTCGTCGAAAAGAGCTACCAGGCCCTGGCGGTGTGCCCGCCGCTCCAGGAGCCGGGGACGTGGGACGTGGTGAACAGGATCGAACGGGGTGAGCCGTGGTTTCGGATGAAGACGGTGCCCGGCACCGCCAATGCCCGCTCCGTCATCCATCTGGTGGAGGTCAGGGGGGGCGTGGCCCGCTTCGTCCTGCACCCGCACACCGGCAAGACCCATCAGTTGCGGCTCCATATGAGCGGTCTCGGTTTCGGGATCCTCAACGACCGGTACTACCCCGAGCTGCAGCCCGAGGGAGAGGACAACTTCGCCACCCCGCTCCAGCTTGTCGCCCGAAGGCTGCGCTTCAGGGACCCCCTCAGCGGCCGGGACCGGGAATTCGTCTCCGGACGCACGCTGTCGTGGTAGCCCGGCAGGGCCGCCCCGTGGGGATGGCCCCGATTCGCGTGACCGGCATCACAACATTTGCATCCGTTCCCATGTTATGGTAATCACTGGAGTGTCATAGCCGCCCCGGATAATCGCCCGGACACCTGCGATCAACAGCCTGTACCCCGTAAAGGTCTATCGTGCGTCTCTTTTGCTGCCTCATTTCCTGCTGCCTGTTTTTTTCCGCGTCGCCCCTCTTCGCATCGGACGACCTCCTTGATTACGGGCGTATGGCCACCATCGACCTTCTCATGGAGCGGGCCATTGCCGGCAACCTCATCGCCGGCGGCGTCGTGGTGGTCGGAGACCACAACGGCATCCTCTCCAGCACCGCCCGCGGACGGCTGAGCGCCCGCCCGGACGCGCCGCCGCTCGACGGGCGGACCATCTTCGACCTCGCCTCCCTGACCAAGGTCATCGCCACGGCGCCGGCGGTGATGAAACTGCTGGACGAGGGACGGATCTCCCTGACGGACCCCCTGCCCCTCTGGTTTCCCGAATTCAAGGGGTCCGAGCTGGAAAACGTCGCCATCATCCACCTGCTGACCCACACGTCAGGGCTCGCCGATTTCGACATGGGTACGGAAGAGGCCATGAAAAACGCCATCCTCAGGGCGGCGGCGGAGAAAAACCGGCCGCGGCCGGGCAGCAGCTTCCACTATGCGGACATCAACTTCATCCTGCTGGGCGAGCTGGTCCACCGGGTTTCAGGCAAGCCCCTGAACGCCTTCTGCCATGACGAGATCTTCGCGCCGCTTGCCGCTGCCGAGACCATGTTCCTGCCCCCCAGGACCTCGCGGGTCGGATCGCCCCCACGGTGGGGGGGGACGGCGGCATCGTGCAGGACCGGAATGCGCGCCGCCTCGGCAGCGTTGCGGGCCATGCCGGCCTGTTCAGCTCCGCCCAGGACCTTGCCCGGTTTGCCCGGCTGATGCTCGCCGGAGGGGCGCTTGACGGCAGGCGCATCCTGTCCGAGCAGACGGTGAAACAGATGACCACCCCGTTCTCCTGCCGCAACGGCACGGTCGTGCGCGGCCTGGGCTGGGACATGGCTTCTCCCTTTTCCGCGCCGAAAGGGAAACTCTTCTCGGAGGCATCCTTCGGCCACACCGGTTACAGCGGCTCTTCCATCTGGATCGACCCGAAGCAGGACCTGTTCGTGATTCTCCTGACCAATCGCCTGGACTACCAGAATATCAGGCAGTTCAACAAACTGCGCAGCGACATCTCCACCCTTGCCGTGGCCGAGTTCCGCAAACCGGGCGATGGCCACGACCCGGCGGCGGCGCCGGAGGTTGCACGGATCGCCCCGGACCCGCACCAGAAGGTGGTTGAGCGGAAGCCTGCAACCGTTTCACACCGCGTCAGACTGGTGGCGGCGGCCTCCAAGCACGCCAAGGCGTACCGTCAGTACGCCAAAAAGAGCGGCAAAAACCATCGGCACAAACCCTATGGCCGGACCCGCCGGGCGTAGAGCCCCGGAGGGGCCCCCGCAGCGCAGGGAACAGGTGACGGCAGAACGGCAAAGGGCGGCCCCACGGCAGCCCTTTGCCGTTTTCCGTGGGTGCGGCGTTTTCCATCTCCCCGGAGCAGCCGCTGGACGGCGGAACTGCGCCGTTCTTGACGGGGAAGCGGCATGGCGGCACAAGGCGCCCATTGCAGTGTACCCCCTTTTGTGCTATTCCCAGAACCTGGCGGCACAAAGGTATTTCACACGCGCCGCTGCAGGAGTCTGATGGATGGAACCGTTTTCCGTAGCCCAATGCGTCGGGTATGTTGCCTTCGTTCTCGGGGTGACGGCCTTTTTTCAAAAGATCGATCACCGCCTGAAGTTCTTCAACGGAGCGGAATGCCTCGCTTACGCGGTGCATTTCACGCTTCTGGGAAACCTCCCCGGCGCGGCCAGCGCCCTCATATCCAGCGGGCGCTCGTTCCTCGCCATAAAGATCCGTTCCCCCCTGCTGGCCGTGGTGATCATCGGCCTCAACATGGCCGTCGGGCTCACCCTGGCCAAAAGCGGGGTCGGCTGGTTTCCCGTGGGCGCCTCGAGCATCGCCACCCTGGCGGTCTTCACCATGCGGGGAATCCCCATGCGCCTGGCCCTGCTGGTCAGCACGTTCCTCTGGCTGGCCAACAACATCATCTGCGGCTCCATCGGCGGCACGCTCCTGGAAACGATCATCGCCATCGTCAACGGTTCGACCATGGTCCGCATTCTCAGGTCGCCCGAACGGGACCTTGCCGGGGCCGGCGGCGCGGTGGGCAGGGCGGAATGACGACAGGGTACGGCACCATGCGTAAAGCGTTTTTCGACAC is a window of Geobacter sp. FeAm09 DNA encoding:
- a CDS encoding pseudouridine synthase — its product is MGISTHPSVVTMPPAERPYPSILAFLCGRFPAIPREVWEERIREGKVIGEGGHPITLDAEYAPLRRIFYFREVAAEPVIPFAEKILFRDDHLLVACKPHFLPVTPGGRYVDECLLNRLRKSTGIEELAPLHRIDRETAGLVLFSVNRESRGLYSRLFPNGLVEKSYQALAVCPPLQEPGTWDVVNRIERGEPWFRMKTVPGTANARSVIHLVEVRGGVARFVLHPHTGKTHQLRLHMSGLGFGILNDRYYPELQPEGEDNFATPLQLVARRLRFRDPLSGRDREFVSGRTLSW
- a CDS encoding YgjV family protein; translation: MEPFSVAQCVGYVAFVLGVTAFFQKIDHRLKFFNGAECLAYAVHFTLLGNLPGAASALISSGRSFLAIKIRSPLLAVVIIGLNMAVGLTLAKSGVGWFPVGASSIATLAVFTMRGIPMRLALLVSTFLWLANNIICGSIGGTLLETIIAIVNGSTMVRILRSPERDLAGAGGAVGRAE
- a CDS encoding mechanosensitive ion channel family protein; this translates as MTDSTLVKKAAVATSPELTDKVIFYFVDHGMQILTAIALMGVGVFIARWAGNLIHRWLKSRAYDEPVSNLIVKVVKLLIIGLIGIMSLGQMGVQVTPLIAGIGVAGVGVSLAMQGLLGNLVAGLTIIFAKPFTIGDYIELLGVYGQVTDIALFSTTLLHTDHSRVIVPNRKIVGEILHNYGTIRQLDLTVAVGYGADITLALSLVDAILRQHPGVLREPAPVVGVAALTESSVVLAIKPWVKVEDFVPAQAVIYQTVIEAFREKKIETPVPRRDVRFLNPPP
- a CDS encoding GNAT family N-acetyltransferase, encoding MKIQTVTMEHRPKVYALLRRAFPGSDHEATLVEKLHAHGRTVHEWVCIHTNKVIAYVAFTSAYHGNEICGLHLAPLAVAPDFQKQGVGSELLRFALRQEAVKSRPLFVLGEPGYYSRFGFEPCNMPICPFDTGNAHFLSMRNNAATSFVVGYEPEFSVAAVPPRLHGKKRRTR